Proteins encoded within one genomic window of Arachis ipaensis cultivar K30076 chromosome B08, Araip1.1, whole genome shotgun sequence:
- the LOC107610848 gene encoding uncharacterized protein LOC107610848, which yields MAETRSSIQNLEIQVDQLSKKISKIPSNTLPSNTEVNPKEECKKLMIEVEAKLEEEPTTEELKEIRAHEETKNVTLYAPLQRKEPKEHPSSDVQEEPKEEQMARFLPILRKMKANSSHAEILEKDPPSMACLKASKGDETVVLTKEWTITFDKALCDLGSSINLMPLFLMKRLGIQNVLPAKISLEMADKSLKRAYGMVEDVLVKVEDLYVPADFVILDTKEDRDDSIILGRPFLATAKALIDVKKES from the exons ATGGcagaaactaggtcctccattCAGAACTTGGAGATACAGGTTGATCAACTGAGCAAGAAAATTTCAAAGATCCCCTCTAAcactctcccaagcaacacaGAGGTGAATCCAAAGGAAGAGTGTAAGAAACTCATGATAGAGGTAGAGGCTAAACTAGAAGAGGAACCTACTACTGAGGAGCTCAAGGAAATCAGGGCTCATGAGGAGACCAAGAATGTCACCTTGTATGCCCCTTTACAGAGAAAGGAGCCTAAAGAACACCCCTCTTCAGATGTACAAGAGGAGCCTAAGGAGGAGCAAATGGCTCGATTCTTGCCAATCCTCAGGAAGATGAAAGCCAATTCCTCTCATGCAGAGATATTGGAGAAGGACCCCCCTTCCATGGCATGTTTGAAGGCCTCAAAGGGAGATGAGACTGTGGTGTTGACCAAGGAGT GGACCATCACCTTTGATAAAGCATTATGCGACCTCGGCTCAAGCATCAATCTTATGCCTCTCTTTCTGATGAAGAGGCTGGGAATTCAGAACGTGCTGCCTGCCAAgatctcattggagatggcagacaagtccctGAAAAGGGCATATGGCATGGTGGAAGATGTCcttgtaaaggttgaagacctttacgtccctgcagattttgtgatccTAGACACTAAGGAGGATAGAGATGACTcaatcatccttggaaggcctttcctagccactgctaaGGCCTTAATTGATGTGAAAAAGGAGAGCTAG